Proteins from one Anopheles nili chromosome 2, idAnoNiliSN_F5_01, whole genome shotgun sequence genomic window:
- the LOC128722160 gene encoding uncharacterized protein LOC128722160 isoform X2 has product MKFVFMLVVIQIGIFVFSETTEELKPLHGRLWTSLKRSPRSQNAGINYGFPTFPDFGNQHNFPTIGQGGRAVGGLFSRSDFSDFMPDPSQFKNNQGWTSKSCVYDEKGTAKCVEQSGGVKHRL; this is encoded by the exons ATGAAGTTTGTGTTCATGTTAGTAGTGATACAAATtggtatttttgtgttttcagAAACTACCGAAG AACTTAAACCCCTTCACGGGCGTCTATGGACTAGTTTGAAACGTTCTCCAAGGTCGCAAAATGCAGGTATAAATTACGGCTTTCCTACGTTTCCTGATTTTGGAAACCAacacaattttccaaccatcggGCAAGGAGGACGCGCCGTAGGAGGCTTATTTTCACGAAGTGATTTTTCAGACTTCATGCCAG ATCCCTCGCAGTTCAAGAACAACCAAGGCTGGACTTCCAAAAGCTGTGTTTACGATGAGAAAGGCACAGCAAAATGCGTAGAGCAAAGTGGTGGTGTGAAGCACAGACTTTAA
- the LOC128722160 gene encoding uncharacterized protein LOC128722160 isoform X1 translates to MKFVFMLVVIQIGIFVFSETTEVFFQELKPLHGRLWTSLKRSPRSQNAGINYGFPTFPDFGNQHNFPTIGQGGRAVGGLFSRSDFSDFMPDPSQFKNNQGWTSKSCVYDEKGTAKCVEQSGGVKHRL, encoded by the exons ATGAAGTTTGTGTTCATGTTAGTAGTGATACAAATtggtatttttgtgttttcagAAACTACCGAAG TTTTCTTTCAAGAACTTAAACCCCTTCACGGGCGTCTATGGACTAGTTTGAAACGTTCTCCAAGGTCGCAAAATGCAGGTATAAATTACGGCTTTCCTACGTTTCCTGATTTTGGAAACCAacacaattttccaaccatcggGCAAGGAGGACGCGCCGTAGGAGGCTTATTTTCACGAAGTGATTTTTCAGACTTCATGCCAG ATCCCTCGCAGTTCAAGAACAACCAAGGCTGGACTTCCAAAAGCTGTGTTTACGATGAGAAAGGCACAGCAAAATGCGTAGAGCAAAGTGGTGGTGTGAAGCACAGACTTTAA
- the LOC128722159 gene encoding translocating chain-associated membrane protein 1: MAIKSGMGRKSSNKNPPFFSHEFVIQNHADIVSCIAMIFVVGIMLQPTQSLASTFVALRHNVSGADPSQENPMGVQYLYTAGWKDVCAVFFYTLICIIMHAILQEYILDKISKKLHLSKFKLSRFNESGQLVVFYAMSFLWGLDLIVREQYIGNLQKLWEDYPEHPMIFLHKLFFIIQLAYYAHMLPELYFQKVKKDEQKPKIQHAVAGLFIIGVAYFLGFQRIALVLLTIHYFCECVSHAFQLVDIVDKEEKFTKLHLVHSALFILTRFATMVLSCLTLFYSIDNISQSKRVLMLSMVFGLQGYQFFDFISNVLRSKRENSTEERTKVTISANKTEKSKKQKKKESDLPEADQNSAQSSPTSSGNARKMKTK, encoded by the exons ATGGCTATCAAATCGGGAATGGGGAGGAAGTCTTCCAATAAAAACCCCCCATTTTTCAGCCATGAATTTgtaattcaaaaccatgcAGACATTGTGTCGTGCATCGCGATGATCTTTGTTGTAGGAATCATGCTCCAG CCTACACAATCCCTAGCTAGTACCTTCGTTGCCTTACGACACAATGTTTCCGGTGCCGATCCCAGTCAAGAAAATCCAATGGGGGTTCAATATTTGTACACAGCTGGCTGGAAAGATGTATGTGCCGTATTTTTCTACACTCTTATCTGCATCATCATGCATGCTATTTTGCAGGAATACATACTGGAC AAAATATCCAAGAAACTTCATTTGTCAAAGTTTAAACTGTCCCGCTTTAATGAATCTGGCCAATTAGTAGTCTTCTATGCTATGTcctttttgtggggtttggATTTGATCGTTCGTGAGCAGTATATTGGAAATTTACAAAAATTGTGGGAAGATTACCCTGAGCATCCCATGATTTTCTTGCACAAATTGTTCTTTATTATTCAACTAGCCTATTATGCGCACATGCTGCCTGAACTATACTTTCAAAAGGTTAAGAAAGATGAACAGAAACCCAAAATCCAGCATGCAGTTGCTGGTTTGTTTATTATCGGAGTTGCTTACTTCTTGGG ATTCCAACGCATTGCTCTTGTGCTCCTGACTATACACTATTTTTGCGAATGTGTTTCGCATGCCTTTCAGTTGGTCGATATTGTCGATAAGGAAGAGAAGTTTACAAAGT TGCATCTTGTTCACAGTGCATTATTTATATTGACACGTTTTGCAACCATGGTGCTTTCTTGTCTGACATTGTTCTACAGTATCGATAATATTTCTCAATCCAAGCGCGTTTTGATGCTGTCAATGGTATTTGGGTTACAAGGATATCagtttttcgattttatttcgaaTGTGCTTCGATCCAAACGAGAAAATTCCACAGAAGAACGTACAAAAGTAACGATCAGCGCTAACAAGactgaaaaatcaaaaaaacaaaagaaaaaagaaagtgaTCTTCCGGAAGCCGATCAAAATTCCGCACAATCCTCACCAACTAGTAGTGGCAATGCTCGTAAGATGAAAACCAAGTAA
- the LOC128720180 gene encoding 3-hydroxykynurenine transaminase: protein MKFTPAPASLRSPLIIPEKIMMGPGPSNCSKRVLTAMTNTVLSNFHAELFRTMDEVKDGLRYIFQTENKATMCVSGSAHAGMEAMLSNLLEERDRVLIAVNGIWAERAVEMSTRYGADVKIIEGPPDRPFSLNTISEAIELYQPKCLFLTHGDSSSGLLQPLEGVGRICHEHNCLLIVDAVASLCGVPFYMDKWEIDAVYTGAQKVLGAPPGITPISISPRALEVIKTRRTKSKVFYWDLLLLGNYWGCYDEPKRYHHTVASNLIFALREALAQIAEEGLESQIKRRAECAQILYDGLGKMGLEVFVKDPRHRLPTVTGIIIPKGVDWFSVSQYAMKNFSLEIQGGLGPTFGKAWRVGIMGECSTIQKIYFFLYGLKESMKATHPGYVFEESNGFH from the exons ATGAAGTTCACACCAGCTCCAGCTTCTTTACGCAGCCCTTTAATAATCCCGGAAAAAATAATGATGGGTCCAGGGCCATCAAACTGTTCAAAACGAGTTCTGACCGCTATGACCAACACTGTGCTGAGCAATTTTCACGCAGAATTGTTCCGTACGATGGATGAGGTGAAAGATGGATTGAGATATATTTTCCAAactgaaaataaagcaacaatgTGTGTAAGCGGTTCCGCACATGCTGGAATGGAAGCCATGTTGAGCAATCTACTCGAAGAACGTGATCGTGTCCTGATTGCTGTTAATGGAATTTGGGCAGAACGCGCAGTCGAAATGTCCACGCGCTATGGTGCAGATGTGAAAATTATCGAAGGTCCTCCAGATCGGCCATTTAGTCTGAACACTATATCAGAAGCAATAGAGTTGTATCAACCCAAATGTCTCTTTCTGACACATGGCGACTCCTCTAGTGGCCTACTTCAACCACTAGAAGGGGTGGGTCGTATATGTCATGAGCACAATTGTTTACTGATTGTAGACGCCGTTGCATCCCTATGCGGTGTACCTTTTTACATGGATAAGTGGGAAATTGACGCTGTCTATACCGGTGCCCAAAAGGTTCTGGGTGCTCCACCTGGCATCACTCCTATTTCTATTAGTCCAAGGGCACT AGAAGTTATCAAGACTCGACGCACAAAATCCAAAGTATTCTATTGGGACCTGTTGTTGCTTGGAAATTATTGGGGCTGCTACGATGAGCCGAAACG CTATCATCATACCGTCGCATCAAATCTAATATTTGCTCTACGTGAAGCTTTGGCTCAAATTGCAGAGGAAGGCCTTGAATCACAAATAAAGCGACGTGCAGAATGTGCTCAAATTTTATACGATGGCTTAGGAAAAATGGGACTCGAAGTTTTCGTCAAAGATCCAAGACACCGGTTGCCCACCGTTACTGGTATTATAATACCAAAAGGTGTTGATTGGTTCAGTGTTTCTCAGTACGCTATGAAAAA TTTCTCACTAGAAATTCAAGGCGGACTAGGACCTACGTTTGGAAAAGCGTGGCGGGTCGGAATCATGGGTGAATGTTCAACTATAcaaaaaatttatttctttctttatgGTTTGAAAGAATCAATGAAAGCTACACATCCGGGCTATGTGTTCGAAGAAAGTAATGgctttcattaa
- the LOC128721196 gene encoding histidine-rich glycoprotein-like: MRKLFILWLLALTLLVTAVSGDGKKKSSSFEESGGAEHGGEHHSKKGDKGDKGYENKHGLEKSEKGSKGKEEHESHYGEEGGHKKESHDQGDHYKKHHEEKKGSKHGKKGHKKGHKKGSKTTGYHHKSHKDDYHKEHKFYDDHHKEGHHKKFGDFHEFHKKSGGDHKKGSHHESAHKEDKFAKKGHTDKGHFDDEHKGWKHKHGHDSHYSHKDEFGKKGGKSGGSEHGFKKGDKKH, encoded by the coding sequence atgagAAAATTGTTTATACTCTGGCTGCTGGCATTAACATTGCTCGTGACGGCTGTAAGTGGTGATGGGAAAAAGAAGTCCAGTTCGTTTGAAGAAAGTGGAGGTGCTGAACATGGTGGTGAACATCATTCGAAAAAAGGGGATAAAGGTGATAAGGGCTACGAAAATAAGCATGGCTTAGAAAAGTCCGAAAAAGGTAGCAAAGGCAAGGAAGAACATGAATCCCACTATGGCGAGGAGGGTGGCCATAAGAAGGAAAGTCACGATCAAGGCGATCATTACAAAAAGCAtcatgaggaaaaaaaaggatcgaaGCACGGCAAGAAGGGTCACAAAAAAGGTCACAAAAAGGGTTCCAAAACCACCGGCTACCATCACAAATCTCACAAGGATGACTATCATAAGGAGCATAAATTCTATGACGATCATCATAAGGAAGGTCATCATAAAAAGTTCGGCGATTTTCATGAATTCCATAAAAAGAGCGGAGGAGATCATAAGAAAGGTAGCCATCACGAGTCCGCACATAAGGAGGACAAGTTTGCCAAGAAAGGTCACACTGATAAAGGGCACTTCGATGATGAACACAAGGGatggaaacacaaacacgggCACGATTCACACTATTCCCACAAGGATGAGTTTGgcaaaaaaggtggaaaatctGGAGGCAGTGAACACGGATTTAAAAAAGGCgataaaaaacattaa
- the LOC128731763 gene encoding exostosin-1 isoform X1, which translates to MQAKKRYILVISCCAFLAYVYLGGYRLKWLQTVFRMTVHKYPDNLPCYQQLHYQYTDNIGVTEQAFENLDDDLYASPVFESQNRDTAAQSSFHSVGNRRVTGDRSASFKSCRMETCFDFSKCSDKNFFVYVYPPEPLNSLGAPPPISQNYQKIISAIQESRYYTTDPTQACLFVLGIDTLDRDSLSEDFVRNVPSRLQRLPHWNNGRNHIIFNLYSGTWPDYNENGLGFDPGQAILAKASMSVQLLRPGFDVSIPLFHKQFPLRGGNNGYVVSNNFPTNKKYLLAFKGKRYVHGIGSETRNSLFHLHNARDFVLVTTCKHGKSWRDLQDARCDEDNREYDRYDYETLLQNSTFCLVPRGRRLGSFRFLEVLQAGCIPVLLSNSWVLPFQSKIDWKQAAIWADERLLLQVPDIVRSVSTSRILALRQQTQVLWERYFSSIEKIIFTTFEIIRERLPDYPRRNGLTWNTSPGALLTIPTFSDTHQRFPFLLDQLGYLPGLNYTAVIFVQIGTQLTPNTALYKLVKSITKSQFVDKILILWANDRSVPPRKRWPTTGHIPLHIISGSTSEDRPSISQRFFPHEHIETDAVLSLDEDAILNTDELDFAYQVWRDFPDRIVGYPARAHFWDDSKHAWGYTSKWTNYYSIVLTGAAFYHRYYNYLYTNWLSYLLLKTVQQSSNCEDILMNLLVSHVTRKPPIKVTQRKGYKDRESGRSPWNDPDHFIQRQSCLNTFAAVFGYMPLLRSNLRLDPVLYRDSVSNLRKKYRQIELVGS; encoded by the exons ATGCAGGCAAAAAAACGCTACATCCTAGTGATTAGTTGTTGCGCCTTTTTGGCGTACGTATATCTGGGCGGCTATCGCCTGAAATGGTTACAAACTGTGTTTCGAATGACTGTACATAAATATCCCGATAATCTTCCATGCTATCAACAGCTACACTACCAATACACTGACAACATTGGTGTCACAGAACAAGCGTTCGAAAATCTAGATGATGATTTGTATGCAAGTCCCGTATTTGAATCACAGAATCGCGATACAGCTGCGCAATCGTCTTTCCATAGTGTTGGAAATCGTAGAGTAACCGGCGACAGAAGCGCTTCATTCAAGTCTTGCCGTATGGAAACATGCTTCGATTTCAGCAAATGTAGCGATAAAAACTTCTTCGTCTACGTCTATCCACCAGAGCCATTAAACTCACTTGGTGCTCCACCGCCAATTAGCCAGAACtatcaaaaaataatatcaGCCATTCAAGAAAGCCGATACTACACTACTGATCCGACGCAAGCCTGTCTGTTTGTTCTCGGCATCGACACACTTGACAGAGACTCACTGAGCGAAGATTTCGTTCGCAATGTACCCTCTCGGTTACAGCGCCTACCACACTGGAACAATGGACGAAATCATATCATTTTTAATCTATACTCTGGAACATGGCCGGATTATAATGAGAATGGGCTTGGATTCGATCCTGGCCAAGCAATTTTAGCTAAGGCCAGCATGAGTGTTCAATTGCTTAGACCAGGATTTGATGTTAGTATTCCGCTGTTTCACAAGCAGTTTCCTCTGCGTGGCGGAAACAATGGCTATGTGGTTAGTAACAACTTTCCAACAAATAAGAAGTACCTGTTAGCCTTCAAAGGAAAAAG ATATGTTCATGGAATTGGTTCAGAGACGCGGAATTCATTATTCCATTTACACAACGCTCGAGATTTTGTACTGGTTACAACATGTAAGCACGGGAAAAGTTGGCGTGATTTACAAGATGCTCGATGTGACGAGGATAATCGAGAATATGATAG ATATGATTACGAAACTCTGTTGCAAAACTCAACATTTTGTCTTGTACCGAGAGGGCGCCGATTAGGATCATTCAG GTTTCTCGAGGTGTTACAAGCGGGTTGTATTCCAGTACTGTTATCAAATTCATGGGTTTTaccatttcaatcaaaaattgACTGGAAACAAGCTGCTATTTGGGCAGATGAAAGACTGTTATTGCAG GTTCCGGACATCGTAAGATCAGTTTCCACTAGCCGGATTTTAGCTCTACGCCAACAAACTCAAGTGCTATGGGAACGTTACTTTAGTTCTATCGAAAAGATTATCTTTACTACGTTTGAG attATCCGTGAGAGACTCCCAGATTATCCACGTCGGAATGGTTTGACATGGAATACGTCCCCAGGAGCCCTGTTAACAATTCCTACATTTTCTGATACACATCAACGATTCCCATTTTTGTTGGATCAACTTGGCTACTTGCCCGGACTGAATTATACCGCCGTTATATTTGTACAGATCGGTACACAGCTTACACCAAATACAGCTTTATACAAGCTAGTCAAAAGTATTACCAAAAGCCAATTCGTAGATAAG ATTTTAATTCTGTGGGCAAATGACCGATCTGTACCCCCAAGGAAACGTTGGCCTACGACCGGGCACATTCCACTTCACATCATATCGGGTAGCACCAGCGAAGACCGACCAAGCATATCTCAAAGATTTTTTCCCCACGAGCATATCGAGACTGATGCCGTTCTGTCATTAGACGAGGATGCAATACTAAATACAGACGAGTTAGACTTTGCCTACCAGGTATGGCGAGACTTTCCTGATCGTATTGTAGGTTACCCTGCCCGAGCACATTTTTGGGATGACTCCAAG CACGCGTGGGGCTATACATCAAAGTGGACAAATTATTATTCGATCGTTTTGACTGGAGCGGCATTCTATCATCGTTACTATAACTATCTATACACAAATTGGCTATCATATTTGCTGTTAAAAACAGTTCAGCAATCGTCCAACTGCGAAGATATTCTTATGAATCTTCTTGTGTCGCATGTTACGCGCAAACCTCCGATTAAAGTAACGCAACGCAAGGGTTATAAAGATCGAGAAAGCGGAAG ATCACCCTGGAATGATCCTGATCATTTTATACAACGACAAAGTTGCCTCAATACTTTCGCCGCGGTTTTTGG ttataTGCCATTACTTAGGTCCAATTTGCGATTAGATCCAGTACTGTATCGAGATTCAGTATCCAACTTGCGAAAAAAATATCGGCAAATTGAGTTAGTGGGTAGCTAG
- the LOC128731763 gene encoding exostosin-1 isoform X2, which translates to MQAKKRYILVISCCAFLAYVYLGGYRLKWLQTVFRMTVHKYPDNLPCYQQLHYQYTDNIGVTEQAFENLDDDLYASPVFESQNLTGDRSASFKSCRMETCFDFSKCSDKNFFVYVYPPEPLNSLGAPPPISQNYQKIISAIQESRYYTTDPTQACLFVLGIDTLDRDSLSEDFVRNVPSRLQRLPHWNNGRNHIIFNLYSGTWPDYNENGLGFDPGQAILAKASMSVQLLRPGFDVSIPLFHKQFPLRGGNNGYVVSNNFPTNKKYLLAFKGKRYVHGIGSETRNSLFHLHNARDFVLVTTCKHGKSWRDLQDARCDEDNREYDRYDYETLLQNSTFCLVPRGRRLGSFRFLEVLQAGCIPVLLSNSWVLPFQSKIDWKQAAIWADERLLLQVPDIVRSVSTSRILALRQQTQVLWERYFSSIEKIIFTTFEIIRERLPDYPRRNGLTWNTSPGALLTIPTFSDTHQRFPFLLDQLGYLPGLNYTAVIFVQIGTQLTPNTALYKLVKSITKSQFVDKILILWANDRSVPPRKRWPTTGHIPLHIISGSTSEDRPSISQRFFPHEHIETDAVLSLDEDAILNTDELDFAYQVWRDFPDRIVGYPARAHFWDDSKHAWGYTSKWTNYYSIVLTGAAFYHRYYNYLYTNWLSYLLLKTVQQSSNCEDILMNLLVSHVTRKPPIKVTQRKGYKDRESGRSPWNDPDHFIQRQSCLNTFAAVFGYMPLLRSNLRLDPVLYRDSVSNLRKKYRQIELVGS; encoded by the exons ATGCAGGCAAAAAAACGCTACATCCTAGTGATTAGTTGTTGCGCCTTTTTGGCGTACGTATATCTGGGCGGCTATCGCCTGAAATGGTTACAAACTGTGTTTCGAATGACTGTACATAAATATCCCGATAATCTTCCATGCTATCAACAGCTACACTACCAATACACTGACAACATTGGTGTCACAGAACAAGCGTTCGAAAATCTAGATGATGATTTGTATGCAAGTCCCGTATTTGAATCACAGAATC TAACCGGCGACAGAAGCGCTTCATTCAAGTCTTGCCGTATGGAAACATGCTTCGATTTCAGCAAATGTAGCGATAAAAACTTCTTCGTCTACGTCTATCCACCAGAGCCATTAAACTCACTTGGTGCTCCACCGCCAATTAGCCAGAACtatcaaaaaataatatcaGCCATTCAAGAAAGCCGATACTACACTACTGATCCGACGCAAGCCTGTCTGTTTGTTCTCGGCATCGACACACTTGACAGAGACTCACTGAGCGAAGATTTCGTTCGCAATGTACCCTCTCGGTTACAGCGCCTACCACACTGGAACAATGGACGAAATCATATCATTTTTAATCTATACTCTGGAACATGGCCGGATTATAATGAGAATGGGCTTGGATTCGATCCTGGCCAAGCAATTTTAGCTAAGGCCAGCATGAGTGTTCAATTGCTTAGACCAGGATTTGATGTTAGTATTCCGCTGTTTCACAAGCAGTTTCCTCTGCGTGGCGGAAACAATGGCTATGTGGTTAGTAACAACTTTCCAACAAATAAGAAGTACCTGTTAGCCTTCAAAGGAAAAAG ATATGTTCATGGAATTGGTTCAGAGACGCGGAATTCATTATTCCATTTACACAACGCTCGAGATTTTGTACTGGTTACAACATGTAAGCACGGGAAAAGTTGGCGTGATTTACAAGATGCTCGATGTGACGAGGATAATCGAGAATATGATAG ATATGATTACGAAACTCTGTTGCAAAACTCAACATTTTGTCTTGTACCGAGAGGGCGCCGATTAGGATCATTCAG GTTTCTCGAGGTGTTACAAGCGGGTTGTATTCCAGTACTGTTATCAAATTCATGGGTTTTaccatttcaatcaaaaattgACTGGAAACAAGCTGCTATTTGGGCAGATGAAAGACTGTTATTGCAG GTTCCGGACATCGTAAGATCAGTTTCCACTAGCCGGATTTTAGCTCTACGCCAACAAACTCAAGTGCTATGGGAACGTTACTTTAGTTCTATCGAAAAGATTATCTTTACTACGTTTGAG attATCCGTGAGAGACTCCCAGATTATCCACGTCGGAATGGTTTGACATGGAATACGTCCCCAGGAGCCCTGTTAACAATTCCTACATTTTCTGATACACATCAACGATTCCCATTTTTGTTGGATCAACTTGGCTACTTGCCCGGACTGAATTATACCGCCGTTATATTTGTACAGATCGGTACACAGCTTACACCAAATACAGCTTTATACAAGCTAGTCAAAAGTATTACCAAAAGCCAATTCGTAGATAAG ATTTTAATTCTGTGGGCAAATGACCGATCTGTACCCCCAAGGAAACGTTGGCCTACGACCGGGCACATTCCACTTCACATCATATCGGGTAGCACCAGCGAAGACCGACCAAGCATATCTCAAAGATTTTTTCCCCACGAGCATATCGAGACTGATGCCGTTCTGTCATTAGACGAGGATGCAATACTAAATACAGACGAGTTAGACTTTGCCTACCAGGTATGGCGAGACTTTCCTGATCGTATTGTAGGTTACCCTGCCCGAGCACATTTTTGGGATGACTCCAAG CACGCGTGGGGCTATACATCAAAGTGGACAAATTATTATTCGATCGTTTTGACTGGAGCGGCATTCTATCATCGTTACTATAACTATCTATACACAAATTGGCTATCATATTTGCTGTTAAAAACAGTTCAGCAATCGTCCAACTGCGAAGATATTCTTATGAATCTTCTTGTGTCGCATGTTACGCGCAAACCTCCGATTAAAGTAACGCAACGCAAGGGTTATAAAGATCGAGAAAGCGGAAG ATCACCCTGGAATGATCCTGATCATTTTATACAACGACAAAGTTGCCTCAATACTTTCGCCGCGGTTTTTGG ttataTGCCATTACTTAGGTCCAATTTGCGATTAGATCCAGTACTGTATCGAGATTCAGTATCCAACTTGCGAAAAAAATATCGGCAAATTGAGTTAGTGGGTAGCTAG